The Aneurinibacillus migulanus genome contains the following window.
TCAAGCTGATTCCTGTAAATGGTCAACAGAGACTCGTTACAGAATCGGGGGACCCTGTGATGGATAACAGTGCTAACCCGACGCCGATTGCTATTCCCATCGGAGCAACCGACTTCAAAGTCAAGTCGGACGGACAGATCACGTATCGACTAGGTGATGTAGAACAAACAGGACCGCGTATCGGCGTATATGGTATTCAGAATCCGAATATCCTAAACCATGCAGGGGAAAATTATTACCAGCTTTCACCCGGGCTTCCATTGAATCAATACGCACAGCTAAGCAATGCGGACGGTACAGCGATGCCGGAGGGCGTAGCCGTGCATCAGGGTGGACTTGAGATGTCCAACGTCGACTTGCGCAAAGAGATGACGAATCTTATTGAAGCACAGCGTGCGCTTCAATTTAACGCGCGTGCGCTGTCTTACAACGATCAGATGATGGACATCACCAATCGAATTTTTAGAGGTTGATAGAATGTCGGAACAACAAAAAACATCTTACCGGGCTGCATCATCTGCTGCAGTCGCACAAGAAGCACCCAGAAAGAAATCAGCCAGAAAGAAAGCAAAACGGAGAGCAGGTATGCCGTTGCTTTTGAAAATCATGCTTGTGCCGTTTCTTCTTGTCATTGCCCTGCTGGCAGGACTTATTACAGGCTACAGTATTATAGGGAGCGGCTCAGCCGTCGATGTCTTTGATTTAAATACGTGGAAACATATGTACGACCTCGTTTTTGGATAAAAGAGTATGTTTTCTTATGCTATAGAACATCGAGGCAAGATGGCAGGCGATTCGATTTTTACATCCAATCCCATGTCTCTTGCCTCTTATTTATTTTATGCATGGATGTATAATGGTAAGGCATTACTTTTTTGTGGTTATAGATGAAAACAGAAAGGATCGATGAGAGTGGAGAGAGATAAACAGCGGGAGCTGCTGCATATTCTGGAGGAGAACAGCCGACGTTCTGCAGAGACGATCGCGACAATGCTGGATACCACGGTAGAAGATGTCAAAGAAACAATCGCTAAACTGGAAAAAGAAAAAACGATTATTAAATATCCAGCGATTGTTAACTGGGAGAAAGTCCATACCAACGATCTCGTCACGGCAATGATCGACGTAAAAGTGACGCCGAAGCGTGAAGTAGGTTTTGATGATGTGGCGGAGCGTATCTATCGTTTCCCTGAAGTGCAGTCCGTCTATCTCATGTCAGGTGCATACGATTTATCTGTTGTCATCGAAGGAAAAACGATGCGTCAGGTTGCACAATTTGTATCTGAGAAATTGTCTGCGCTTGATTCCGTCATCTCGACGACCACACATTTTATCCTTAAGAAATATAAACATGACGGTGTCATTCTGGAACAGCCAGAAGATGATAAAAGGATGGTTGTTACGCCATGAGTATATCTCAAATTGCCAACAGCCGCCTGTCTCGTACGATTCAAGCCATTCCGCCGTCCGGTATTCGACGTTTTTTTGAATTGGCCTCATCCATGGAGGGGGTTATTTCCCTCGGGGTAGGGGAACCGGACTTTGTCACACCATGGAATACACGTGAAGCTGCAATCTCATCACTTGAACGCGGCTATACAGCATATACGTCCAATAGCGGGCTATATGAATTGCGCGAAGAAATCTGCAAATATCTCGATTCTTCGTTTCAGGTCTCCTACGATCCAGATAAAGAAGTAGTCGTGACGGTAGGGGCGAGCGAAGGAATCGATTTGGCACTGCGCGCGATTCTTGATCCTGGCGATGAGGTGCTCGTGGTAGAACCATGCTACGTATCATATGACCCGGTTGTCCGTCTGGCGGGGGGCGTCCCGGTTGCAGTGCAGACTACGCTCGAACAGCAGTTCAAGCTGACACCGGCACAGATTGAGGCGAAGATTACCGATCGGACGAAAGCGATTATTTTCTGCTTCCCGAATAATCCGACAGGCTCCATCATGACCAAGGAAGAACTGGCCGCACTCGCAGCAGTTTTTGCCCGGCATGATCTAGTTGTGATTTCTGATGAAATTTACGCGGAGTTGACGTATGACACGAATCATACCAGCCTTGCTTCACTTCCGGGCATGAAAGATCGTACGATTCTGTTGTCCGGTTTCTCGAAGGCATTTGCAATGACGGGTTGGCGTATTGGCTATGCAGCGGGACCGGAAGATATCATTCAGGCTATGGTGAAGATTCACCAGTATACGATGCTTTGCGCCCCGATTATGGGACAGATAGCGGCGCTTGAATCGCTTCGACACGGTATGGAAGCGAAAGAACGGATGGTAGAAAGCTACCGTCAGCGCCGTAATTATGTAGTGAAATCGTTTGAACAAATCGGTCTGTCCTGCCATAAGCCGGAAGGCGCGTTCTATGCATTTCCTTCCATTGCTTCGACGGGCATGCCAGCGGAAGAATTCGCCGAGAAGCTGATTCTCGAACAGAAAGTAGCGGTCGTTCCTGGGCATGTTTTCGGTGACGGAGGGGCGCAGCATATCCGCTGTTCTTATGCTACTTCATTAGAAAACCTTGAGATAGCCATTGACCGTATGGACGCGTTTTTGCGGGCGCAAAAATAGGGGGATTTAAAAGGACGTCCACTTGCTTATTTAAGGATTTTCCAGCTCCTACTTCGTCCCCCATATTTAAAAAAAGAGAGGCAGAAAATGCCTCTCTTTTTTTGTTCTAAAAAGACAAAAATCGAGAAAAAAACCGAAAAATCATGAAAAAAATGGATTTTTTTCGCCATTTCTCCCTCTAATTATCTGGGTGAAAACTCATAAGAATTTTATTGTCAAGGAAAAAAGTCGGAATTATGATGTCGGCTTTTTTGCTTTTTGTTTGAAAAAAGGCTCGAAGCATTGTCATGCAGGGAAAAAAAGACTTTTTTTGTCAGTGTAAATGAGAAGGCTTTTCATAGTTTTTTAATAAAATGATCATAAAAAAACAATGGAACGTTATTAAAAAAGAAAAAATGTAAACAGTAAAAAGAAAATTCTGAATTGTAAGCCGGTATGAAATAACCAAATAAAGCAAAGCAAAATACAATCTTTGTATCATTTTTCATTTCTGTGCCTTGGTATATAGTGTTGTACGTGAAGGACATCAACAGAAAACTTAAGAGAGGAATTGGAGGATGCCACAACAAGAGGAAACAATGAATGTACGAGAAGTTGTCACTACTCTTCGAAAGCGATTCTGGATGATTGTTCTCGTTACGCTGTTTTTTGTCGTAGCAAGTGCAGGGATTACATATCTGGTCATGACCCCAGTCTATCAGGCGAAATCGGAACTATTGGTGAACAAATCGCAAGAAGGGAATAAACCGGGAACGATCTCTCGCAATGATATCGAATCCAATCTTCAATTGATTGAAACATATAGCGTCGTAATGAAAAGTCCGCGCGTAATGGATAAAGTGGCGCAGAAGATGGGAGAACCGAACCGCACATCCGCTCTTACTGGACAAATTAATGTCTCGGCGGTCAAAGATTCGCAGGTAATCTCCATCGAAGCGAAAGACCCGGACAAGCAAAGGGCAGCCAAACTAGCCAATACTGTTGCGCAAACCTTTCAACAAGAGATTGTCACTATCATGAACGTAGACAACGTACAGATTCTTACTGAAGCGAAAGCGAATGCCATCAAAGCACCGGTACAACCGAAACCGGCCGTGAATCTGGCGATTGCGTTTGTGATTGGTCTTATCTTCTCAGTTGCATGCGCGTTCCTGCTTGAGTATTTGGACAATACGCTAAAGACCGAAGAAGATATCGAGAACCATCTGGGCTTGCCTGTTATCGGCTCGATTGCTGTGATTGAATCGGACGACAAAACGAGTGTGCATAGTCTGAAAGAAAGACAAACCCATGTAGCAGCGGCAGGTGAGAATTCATGAGTACAGTAAAGGCAGTAAACAAACGATACGAAAAGTTAATTACGCATTGGGATCCGAAGTCACCAGTTTCAGAAGCGTACCGAACACTTCGTACGAATATTCAGTTTGCGGGCATAGATGAAGAGGTTAAGACCATTCTGGTAACCAGTACCGCCCCAGAAGAGGGAAAATCTACGACATCCGCGAATCTCGCTGTCGTTATGGCGCAGGCGGGCAAACGTACGCTGTACATTGATGCAGATCTACGTAAACCGACTAGTCATAAAACGTTCTATCTTCCAAATCGTCACGGGTTAACCAATTATTTGGCAGGGCAGATTCCATTGGAGAGCACAGTACAGGAGACTGGGATTGAGAACCTGTGTGTTATGACTGCGGGGCCCATTCCACCTAATCCTGCGGAGCTTCTTGGCTCGAAGAAAATGAGAGCGGCGATGGAGGAGTTGCAAGAGCATTTCGAAGCGATCATTCTTGATACACCACCGACGCTTGCGGTAGCCGACTCTACTATTCTGGCAAGGCTTGTAGACGGCTGTATTCTCGTAGTCAATTCCGGTAAAACGAACCGTGATATGGCTAAGAGAGCGAAGCGACAACTAGAAAGTACGAACGCACGCCTACTCGGCGTCGTGCTGAACAATAAGAAGATGAAGAAAAACGACGATTACTATTACTATCAGAAGTAAGAGCGAGTAAAGGAGACAGTGAGGGGAGCGGGAATGAATGTAGACATTCACAATCATATTTTGTGGGGGCTTGATGACGGAGCTCAAAGTCCGGAAGAGACGCTGGCGCTGGCGCGTGACGCAGTACAGAACGGTATCACGCATGTCATCGCTACCCCGCACCATATGGACGGTAAATATGAGAATCCTGCATCTTCTATTATGCAACGAGTGGACGAAGCCAATCGCTTGCTTACAGAACATGAAGTGCCACTTACCATTCTTCCAGGGATGGAACTGCATCTCTACGGTGAAATTGTGCAGGACTTCCAGGCAGCGAAGCAGACGCTTCTAACACTGAACCATACCCAATCGTATGTACTGCTAGAACTGCCATATGATCACGTTCCGGCGTATACAGAGCGTCTCCTATTCGATTTGCAGATGGAAGGCTATATTCCGGTTATCGCTCATCCAGAACGAAACCATGCAATACGGGAGCGGCCATCGACTTTGTATCGCATGGTCGAGAGAGGCGTCCTCGCGCAAATAACGGCAGCGAGTGTTGCCGGGAAATTCAGCGACAAATATCAAGAAATTTCACGGAAACTTATCGAGCATAACTTAATCCATTTCATCGCTTCTGATGCGCATAATGTAACGCGTCGCGGATTCGCCCTGAAGGCGGCGTACGAATGGATTGATCACAAGCTTGGACAGCAGTATACGCGCTTTTTTCAGGAGAATGCATGCCGTCTGATTTCCGGACGGGATATTGCGGCCCCTTCCCCGCTTCCTTTTGAAAGAAAAAAGAAGCGTAAAAAATTCTTGGGACTGTTCTAATGCCTCTGCACATGAATGGTCAGGTAACTGCCTGCTGCACCTCTATCACTGCAGGCACTCGGCCATGCTGTGGGCATGAAACGCAAAACAGGGCAATGCCTTAGACGTTCGTCGTCAGGGGTATGGTGTGAGGTCGGGTTAAATGCCCAAAAATCACCCATTATATCTTACTATGAAAAATCTACTTTAAGTATATAAGCAAATTATCAAGATTACAACGAAGGAAGTGGCTCTATGTCTACTATTTCGTTTGCTATTGTCGGATGTGGACATATCGCAAACAAGCATATCGAGGCGATTCGGAATATTCCAAATGCAACTCTGGCAGCGGTATGCGATACCAATCCGGAACGACTAAAGGAATATGCGGACACGCATCATGTGCGCGGATATCTTTCACTTGAAGAAATGCTTGAGAAGGAAACCGAACTTGACGCGGTTTCTATCTGCACTCCGAGCGGATTGCATGCGCCGCTTGCGGTCCAGGCTGCACAGGCTAAAAAGCACGTTGTCGTAGAGAAGCCCATTGCGCTTACTCTCGAAGATGCAGACCGCATCATTCAGGCATGTAAGGACAACGGTGTTAAGTTGTCTGTCGTACATCCAAACCGGTTTCGCCCGGCCGTTATGGAATTGAAAAAATTCAAAGATCGGGGGCTATTCGGCAAGTTAAGTCATGTGAATGCGACGGTACGCTGGAATCGCAACCAGGCGTATTATGATCAGGCACCGTGGCGTGGTACGAAAGCGCTTGATGGGGGCGTGCTCATGAACCAGGCGATTCACAATTTGGATTTGATGTACTGGCTAACAGGACCCGTTGAAGAAGTACAAGCATACAACGCAACACGCTTGCGTGACATTGAAGCGGAAGACGTATCTGTTGCCGTTCTGAGGTTCAAAGACGGTACGCTTGGTATCATCGAGGCGGCGGCGACGATTTACCCGAAAAACTATGAAGAATCGCTTAGCATCTTCGGCGAAACGGGCACTGCCGTTATTTCCGGACGTACGGCTAACTGGATAAAGCATCTGATCTTTGAAGGCGTATCGGAAGAGGAGACGGCACGGGTCATTGAACAGGTAGAGCAAGATCCGTTCGGAACACCCGGGCATCAACATATCATCGCGGACATGGCCGATGCGATTCGGGAAGATAGAGAGCCGCTGGTTACAGGACAGGATGGCCGCAATGCACTGCAGCTCGTTCTGACCGTATACGAAGCGGCGGAAAAACATGCACCCGTCAAATGGGGCGAAAGCAAGGAATTAGTTAGCAGCCAACAGTGAGAGGAGAACAGAGACAATATGGAACAAACAATGCGTAAAGTATCTTTACTGGATTTGACTGCCCAGTATGAAGATATTAAACCTGAAATTAAACAAGCGGTAGATAACGTCCTAGAGAGCGGGAATTATATCATGGGCCCGTTCGTAAAAAGCTTTGAGCAAGCAATGGCTGAATATTGCGGCACAAAGTATGCGATCGGTGTTGCCAATGGTACGGATGCTCTACTTCTCACGCTCGATGCGCTTGGTGTTGGAGCTGGAGATGAAGTCATCACGACGCCGTTTACGTTCTTTGCTTCTGCGGAGGTCATCTCTCAACTGGGTGCCACACCGGTATTTGTTGACATCGATCCGGATACGTATAACATGGACCCGGCCAAGCTAGAAGCCGCTATCACGCCAAAAACGAAAGCGATTATGCCAGTTCATATTTTCGGCCAACCGGTAGATATGGACGAAATACTAGAGATTGCAAACAAACATAATGTATTTGTTGTCGAGGATGCATGTCAGGCTATTGGTTCGAGATATAAAGGCAAGCGCATCGGTTCGCTGGGTACAGCCGGTTGCTTTTCATTCTTTCCGACGAAGAATCTCGGCGGATATGGTGATGGCGGTATCGTAGTAACGAACGATGAAGAACTGGCTCGTAAAATTCAAATTTTGCGCGTCCACGGTAGCAATCCGAAATACTATCACTCCGTTATCGGCTACAATAGCCGTCTGGATGCACTGCAAGCAGCTATGCTACAGGTAAAGCTGAAGTACATCGATCAATGGAATCAGCAGCGCCGCGACAAAGCCGCTATTTATAACGAAGCATTGAAAGATTTGTCGATTACACTGCCATATGTAAAGGAAAATCGTGAAGCCGTATTCCATCTGTATATCATCCAAACTAAATATCGTGATGAATTGATGGCTCACCTCAAAGAGCACGGTATTGCTTCCGGCGTGTACTATCCTGTTCCGCTACATAAGCAGGAGGTATACAGCGATCTCGAATACGAAGATGGAAGCCTCGCCGAATCGGAGAAGGCTTCGCTTGGGACAATGGCGCTGCCGCTCTATCCGGAACTGACAATGGACGATCAAGAATATGTTATCTCGGTTGTACGCGAATTTTTTGAAGCGAAGGGAGAGAGAGTATGACTCCATCAGTAGCAGTTGCTTCTTCACTAGCTGAAGAGCTTATCCAGAAGATCGAGCAAAAAACCGCGGTAATCGGTGTAGTTGGCCTCGGCTATGTGGGTCTGCCACTCGCGGTAGAAAAGGCGAAAGCCGGATACAACGTAATTGGCTTCGATGTTCAGTCAAGTAAAGTGGACATGGTCAATGAAGGCGTTAATTATATTGGAGACGTCGTTGATAATGACTTGCGTGAGATTGTACAGCAACAAAAGCTGCGCGCCACATCAGACTATTCGTTCATCAACGAAGTGGACGCGATCGCCATCTGCGTACCGACGCCACTGGACACGTACCAGCAGCCGGATACGAGTTATGTCGAATCCTCTGCACGTGAAATTGCCAAGTATTTGCATCCGGGCATGCTCGTTGTGCTTGAGAGCACAACATACCCGGGCACTACAGAAGAATTGCTCAAGCCGATTCTCGAAGAGTCCGGCCTTGTATGCGGGAAGGATTTCTTCCTTGCATACTCGCCGGAACGTGTCGACCCTGGCAACAAACACTACAACACGAAGAACACGCCGAAAGTCGTTGGGGGCGTAACGCCGAATTGCACGAAAGTAGCGGCGTCTATGTACCGTTCCGTACTTGAAGGGGATGTGCACGAAGTATCCAGCCCGGCGGTGGCGGAGCTGGAGAAGATTTATGAGAACACGTTCCGTCATATCAATATCGCGTTGGCGAATGAAATGGCGATTCTTTGCAATAAGATGGGCATTGACGTCTGGGAGATGATCGATGCAGCCAAAACAAAACCATACGGATTCATGGCGTTCTATCCGGGACCAGGGCTTGGCGGCCATTGCATTCCTATAGACCCGTTCTATCTGACCTGGAAAGCGCGTGAGTATAACTATCATACACGTTTGATTGAGCTTGCCGGTGAGATCAACAATAGCATGCCAGAGTTCGTCGCCGAGCGTGCGGCCAACCTGTTGAACAAGGAAGGCAAACCGTTGAAAGGCTCCACTGTATACTTGCTCGGCGTAGCGTATAAGAAAGATATTAACGATATTCGGGAATCACCAGTGCTCAATATCATTGATATCCTCGAAGAAAAGGGAGCGAACATCGTATACAGTGATCCGCATATTCCGTCATTTAAACGGCGCGGCAAAGAATACCATGCGGTCGGGCTAACGCAGGAAAGCTTGCAAAAGTCAGACCTTGTTATGGTAACGACCGACCATACCGCGTTCGATTATAGCTTAATTAGCCGGTTTGCGCCTGCCGTTCTTGATACGCGGAATGCACTCAAAACCGAAGCGAAGCCGAAGCTCTATGAAATTCTATAGGAAGTTGAGGGAGTACCATCAAGGGCACATGGACAAAACAGGCTGGGTGGGTCAAAATCATACTCGTTTGCCTTGCTGCGTTCTTCCTTTTCAGCACATTGTACTCCTGGTGGTACTCGCCTGGAGCTAACCGACAGGAGAAGGAGCTGTGGGAAGAAACAGTTACACCATATCTGGGCCGGACACTTGGTACAAGCCAGGAGATGTACGATGCGGGGCAAATGTTGATGGTTCCACTGCATGCGGCGTTCACGATGCACGAGAAAAGATGGCAGCAGGAATTCTCGGGTCATTTCGCCCGGGAGTTCGCCCGGCTTGAAGCGGAAAGCGGGAACGAGAAGATGGAAGACAGGCTGGGGAGACTGCAGTATTTATATCTTTCCAGCCGTTTTCTTGTTCTGGCTACGCAGTCGGGTAAGCGGGAGTTAATTCCGACGTACATGCCTTCCGTTCTGTATCGTGAAGTGGAAAGGCTATGGAAGCAAGCACCAGCCTGGCAATGGGGCCGTAAACCGTTTGAAGGCGGAATGAAAGAACGCGTCGTATGGAAGCTCTCTGAACCGAAGACGGATAAGCGCTATTATACGGCGATTATGGATGAAGAATTGTTTTTATTTGCTATTGCTGCTGACTTGCGCACATATGAACGGGAAACGTTTAACGGCAAGATTGAATCGCCGCTAATAACCGACGTACTGGCTACAGCGGATAAAGCTTTTCGTAAAGGCGTGAAATTCAGAGGAGACGGGCGCTGGGTATTCCAGCCTGGTATCTGGTCGGACCATCCGGATTATCTATATGCGGGACGACGGGAGAAAAAAGCGAACATGAAACCGGCTCCTGTGAAAGATATTGCCTGGGATACATCGCACAGCCACCGCTTTCCGCTCTGGCTGCTGAGCATGTCGCAGGCGCAGCAGAAAGACTCGACGAACCGTAGATTCTACGAGGCGCTGCGTAAGGGAATGGAAAAACAATTCTATGAGCAAGTGTTGATTCAGCCATCGCGTGATTTTCCAGCCTACCGAACGAAGAATTTCATCGATGGACGAAACGGCGTATATCGCTGGGGCTACCAAAGTCTTGGCACAGATAATGGCTACGGGCCATATGAGCTTTCCGGTACGCTATTGCTTGGCTGGTGGACATTCCTTGATTCAGAGAGAATACGCCACGTATACGATAAGATGTCGCAACAGTTTCCTAGTATCGCTAATGTGGCGGGCATCTACAATGAACCGGATACGCCACGCAAGCAGGCATCAACCCAGCAGCAAGTAAAGCTTCGCTCGCTGCTGATGGATTTATCGAGCGGAATGGAAGTGAAACTAAAAAACTAGCGAGAAGAGAGGAGTGAACAATAGTCCTTTGCTTGGAAATGTTGGAATCATGATGCGGGTAAAAAAGTTCTTTTCCGGGGGTTCGTTTATCCGCAATGTATTGGTATTAACAGGCGGAACCGCATTCGCCCAGCTGTTGGTGGTAGCGGTTTCTCCGCTGTTAACCCGGATGTATCGGCCCGAAGATTTCGGAACGCTGGCTGTATATGCTTCATTGCTTTCAGTTTTGGCAGTGATAGCATCATTACGTTATGAATTGGCCATTCTCCTACCAGATACAGAAGAAGACGCGGCGAACATAATGGTTCTATCACTGCTTACGCTGGTAGGAATGACCGCGCTGACCGGTATTCTTGTATGGGTGTTCGGAGATGCGCTTGTGCAGCAGGTCAATGCGCCTGCGTTAGGTCCGTATCTCTGGCTTTTACCCTGTAGTGTATTCGGTGTCGGGCTTTACCAAATTCTGAACTACTGGTCGGTGCGCAAGCGGGAATTTGGCCGTGTCGCCGCTACGAAGGTACGGCAGAGTACAGCCCAGGTGATCACGCAGATTGCCTGCGGTCTTATGGCCTGGCGTCCGCTAGGTCTTCTGCTGGGGGACGCCATCGGTCGCATTGGTGGAAGCGGAACACTGGCGCGCAGTGTATTCCGTACGGATCGCACAGCGCTTAAAGCCGTATCCGGCACCCGCATGAAACAGATGGCCGTACGCTATAAGCGTTTTCCGCTTCTGACCAGTTTTTCATCGTTGTTTAATAGTGCGGGCTTGCAGTTACCACCACTTCTGCTCGTTATGTTCTTCGGAACGCAGATCGGCGGATTCTATGCGCTCGTACAGCGGGTTGTTGGCGCACCGATGACGATGGTGGGCCAATCGGTCGCCCAGGTATTCTTCGGTGAATCGGCCCGGCTGGCACGGGAGAATCCGGTCGCGTTGAAAAAATTGTATTTCAAAGCGGCAAGCAAGCTGTTTTTGCTCGGCGGCGTTCCGATTGGTCTGCTGGCATTGGTCGCTCCATGGGCATTCGAATTGATTTTTGGTGATGAATGGGGAGAAGCGGGCATCTACATCCAGATTATGACGCTTGGCTTTATCGCGCAGTTCGTCGTCGTACCTCTATCACAGACATTAAACATGCTGGAGCGCCAGGGGATGCAGTTGGCCTGGGATATCTTCCGTTTTGTCATCATCATTGGAGGTCTGGTGCTGTCATCGGTATTGAAACTTCCGGCCAGAGAAGCGATTGTCATCTACGGTGCAGGCATGTTCGTCTGCTACGTGGTGCTATTCTTCCTGTCGGCACAAGCTGTCATCCAACATTCCAAAAAAGGAACACAACATGAACAACATCAAGGGTAGAATTCTCCTGCTTCTCGGCGCTCTTATTTATGGAGGGCTGTTGAGCTGGGTTTATATCGATTTAGTTTCTCCAGCCTTCGCGTACATGGGCTATGTTTATTATTCGCCTTCTTCATCCATGGTAATGCTGGCTTTTGCGGCTGCTGCTTTGCCTGCACTATGGATGCCGCTTGTAGTGAAACGTCCTTCGCAGGTAGTGTATTGGATACTGTATGTATTGGTCTACATTCCGGCTTCCATCATTCCTTTTTATACGTTGAGGATGGAGGACGGCAAAGTCGTAGCGTTTTCGCTGTCACTATTGGCCGTGTTCGCTATACTGGGCGCATCCACCCGCCTGCCGTATTTGCCGATTCGCCGCCTTGAATTGCCGCCGGTTTTGTTCTGGCTTGGCATTGCGCTCATTAGTGCGGTTTTCTATGGACTTATCGTCGCCACATACGGAGTCCGTTTTGACGTAGGTGCTCTATCGGATGTGTATGACGTGCGTGAGAAATATAAGGAGAGCGGCGGCGGTCTCGTATCCTACGCCATAGCCTGGCAGTCAGGCGTTATCAATCCGCTAATCATGGCGTACGGTCTGGTAACGAGGAAGCCAGGGCTGGTAGCGGCTGGCCTGTTTGGTCAGATGTTTATTTTCTCGATTACCGGACAGAAAAGTATTTTCTTCTCGCTGCTGCTCAATATCGTTCTCCTACTTCTACTGAACCGTAAGAAGAACGGATTTGGCATTAGCATGCTATACGGTGCTGCCATATTCACAGTATTGTGCGTACTCGTGGATGCATTCCTTGAAGATATGGTGCTCGTATCGTTGTTCGTACGTCGACTCATTCTGACACCGGGGCTTCTGACTGGTTATTACTACGAGTTTTTCACGAACAATCCACAGGTACATCTGGCCCACAGTATATTCAAAAGCTTT
Protein-coding sequences here:
- a CDS encoding flagellar hook-basal body protein; translated protein: MNHSMINASAGMRAMQQRVDTIANNMANSDTVGYKSQDTAFASLLVRNLNNQPYAEQEPSRITPFGTRPGFGAKEAVFQTNFEQGTIKTTDVPTDLYLGGEESFFRVQRTMDSGEQAVLFTRNGNFKLIPVNGQQRLVTESGDPVMDNSANPTPIAIPIGATDFKVKSDGQITYRLGDVEQTGPRIGVYGIQNPNILNHAGENYYQLSPGLPLNQYAQLSNADGTAMPEGVAVHQGGLEMSNVDLRKEMTNLIEAQRALQFNARALSYNDQMMDITNRIFRG
- a CDS encoding DNA-directed RNA polymerase subunit beta; this encodes MSEQQKTSYRAASSAAVAQEAPRKKSARKKAKRRAGMPLLLKIMLVPFLLVIALLAGLITGYSIIGSGSAVDVFDLNTWKHMYDLVFG
- a CDS encoding Lrp/AsnC family transcriptional regulator, with amino-acid sequence MRVERDKQRELLHILEENSRRSAETIATMLDTTVEDVKETIAKLEKEKTIIKYPAIVNWEKVHTNDLVTAMIDVKVTPKREVGFDDVAERIYRFPEVQSVYLMSGAYDLSVVIEGKTMRQVAQFVSEKLSALDSVISTTTHFILKKYKHDGVILEQPEDDKRMVVTP
- a CDS encoding aminotransferase translates to MSISQIANSRLSRTIQAIPPSGIRRFFELASSMEGVISLGVGEPDFVTPWNTREAAISSLERGYTAYTSNSGLYELREEICKYLDSSFQVSYDPDKEVVVTVGASEGIDLALRAILDPGDEVLVVEPCYVSYDPVVRLAGGVPVAVQTTLEQQFKLTPAQIEAKITDRTKAIIFCFPNNPTGSIMTKEELAALAAVFARHDLVVISDEIYAELTYDTNHTSLASLPGMKDRTILLSGFSKAFAMTGWRIGYAAGPEDIIQAMVKIHQYTMLCAPIMGQIAALESLRHGMEAKERMVESYRQRRNYVVKSFEQIGLSCHKPEGAFYAFPSIASTGMPAEEFAEKLILEQKVAVVPGHVFGDGGAQHIRCSYATSLENLEIAIDRMDAFLRAQK
- a CDS encoding YveK family protein — its product is MPQQEETMNVREVVTTLRKRFWMIVLVTLFFVVASAGITYLVMTPVYQAKSELLVNKSQEGNKPGTISRNDIESNLQLIETYSVVMKSPRVMDKVAQKMGEPNRTSALTGQINVSAVKDSQVISIEAKDPDKQRAAKLANTVAQTFQQEIVTIMNVDNVQILTEAKANAIKAPVQPKPAVNLAIAFVIGLIFSVACAFLLEYLDNTLKTEEDIENHLGLPVIGSIAVIESDDKTSVHSLKERQTHVAAAGENS
- a CDS encoding CpsD/CapB family tyrosine-protein kinase, translated to MSTVKAVNKRYEKLITHWDPKSPVSEAYRTLRTNIQFAGIDEEVKTILVTSTAPEEGKSTTSANLAVVMAQAGKRTLYIDADLRKPTSHKTFYLPNRHGLTNYLAGQIPLESTVQETGIENLCVMTAGPIPPNPAELLGSKKMRAAMEELQEHFEAIILDTPPTLAVADSTILARLVDGCILVVNSGKTNRDMAKRAKRQLESTNARLLGVVLNNKKMKKNDDYYYYQK
- a CDS encoding tyrosine-protein phosphatase — encoded protein: MNVDIHNHILWGLDDGAQSPEETLALARDAVQNGITHVIATPHHMDGKYENPASSIMQRVDEANRLLTEHEVPLTILPGMELHLYGEIVQDFQAAKQTLLTLNHTQSYVLLELPYDHVPAYTERLLFDLQMEGYIPVIAHPERNHAIRERPSTLYRMVERGVLAQITAASVAGKFSDKYQEISRKLIEHNLIHFIASDAHNVTRRGFALKAAYEWIDHKLGQQYTRFFQENACRLISGRDIAAPSPLPFERKKKRKKFLGLF
- a CDS encoding Gfo/Idh/MocA family protein produces the protein MSTISFAIVGCGHIANKHIEAIRNIPNATLAAVCDTNPERLKEYADTHHVRGYLSLEEMLEKETELDAVSICTPSGLHAPLAVQAAQAKKHVVVEKPIALTLEDADRIIQACKDNGVKLSVVHPNRFRPAVMELKKFKDRGLFGKLSHVNATVRWNRNQAYYDQAPWRGTKALDGGVLMNQAIHNLDLMYWLTGPVEEVQAYNATRLRDIEAEDVSVAVLRFKDGTLGIIEAAATIYPKNYEESLSIFGETGTAVISGRTANWIKHLIFEGVSEEETARVIEQVEQDPFGTPGHQHIIADMADAIREDREPLVTGQDGRNALQLVLTVYEAAEKHAPVKWGESKELVSSQQ
- a CDS encoding DegT/DnrJ/EryC1/StrS family aminotransferase, which encodes MEQTMRKVSLLDLTAQYEDIKPEIKQAVDNVLESGNYIMGPFVKSFEQAMAEYCGTKYAIGVANGTDALLLTLDALGVGAGDEVITTPFTFFASAEVISQLGATPVFVDIDPDTYNMDPAKLEAAITPKTKAIMPVHIFGQPVDMDEILEIANKHNVFVVEDACQAIGSRYKGKRIGSLGTAGCFSFFPTKNLGGYGDGGIVVTNDEELARKIQILRVHGSNPKYYHSVIGYNSRLDALQAAMLQVKLKYIDQWNQQRRDKAAIYNEALKDLSITLPYVKENREAVFHLYIIQTKYRDELMAHLKEHGIASGVYYPVPLHKQEVYSDLEYEDGSLAESEKASLGTMALPLYPELTMDDQEYVISVVREFFEAKGERV